A genomic region of Nerophis lumbriciformis linkage group LG28, RoL_Nlum_v2.1, whole genome shotgun sequence contains the following coding sequences:
- the ccndbp1 gene encoding cyclin-D1-binding protein 1 homolog isoform X2 has translation MSVDNSTEDVCVTLRNLLNTIQCVTARVRDGESNESDGDFNLSTFWDTLNQAGKVVSQEATKVSLAFSKPPLPSPQDGGTLAESILKSVLSLSTVYYWLPKSQGINLRQQVRDATVEVLEGIAQLLEVILTSPLQSLTQEQLTSTGSVWSACDHFAQLPQDNKAAALVVLSSQTGVVKDAIEEVEQALSEAHDPFSDVLYDEEEEPRGNQDTYWSEKDRRVIGACQGMMKVSAACLRKLTSAVKANGDAGTPQKVAQLDDLADIVKQISPEVDDLALCLYPPMDYNGVENNLSKLAALMKNLLAIIRSSHVCGESELTWVHFLDGAVDHNLQKAKDLIQLDS, from the exons ATGAGTGTGGACAACTCGACTGAAGATGTTTGTGTCACTTTACGCAACTTGCTGAACACCATCCAGTGCGTCACAGCTCGGGTTAGAG ATGGAGAGTCCAATGAGTCTGATGGAGACTTCAACCTTTCTACTTTTTGGGACACTTTGA ACCAGGCGGGGAAAGTGGTGTCTCAGGAAGCCACCAAAGTCAGCCTTGCCTTCTCCAAGCCGCCGCTGCCGTCACCTCAG GATGGAGGGACCCTGGCTGAGTCCATCCTTAAGAGTGTTCTGAGCCTTTCAACAGTTTATTACTGGCTTCCTAAGAGTCAAG GCATCAATCTGCGGCAGCAAGTCCGAGACGCTACCGTCGAGGTCCTAGAGGGGATCGCACAGCTGCTGGAGGTCATCCTGACTTCACCGCTACAGAG TCTGACCCAGGAGCAGTTGACATCTACAGGAAGTGTGTGGTCAGCTTGTGATCACTTTGCCCAATTGCCTCAAG ACAATAAGGCGGCGGCACTGGTGGTCCTCTCCAGTCAGACTGGAGTTGTCAAAGACGCCATTGAGGAGGTGGAACAG GCGCTGTCCGAGGCACACGACCCGTTCAGCGACGTCCTctatgatgaggaggaggagcctCGTGGTAACCAAGACACCTATTGGTCGGAAAAGGACCGGCGTGTGATTGGCGCGTGCCAGGGGATGATGAAAGTGTCGGCGGCGTGCCTAAGAAAGCTGACGTCAGCTGTTAAGGCAAACGGGGACGCCGGTACGCCCCAGAAGGTGGCACAGCTTGACGACCTGGCGGATATTGTTAAGCAGATCAGCCCTGA AGTTGACGACCTGGCTCTCTGTCTTTACCCCCCTATGGACTACAATGGTGTGGAGAacaat TTGTCTAAACTGGCTGCACTGATGAAGAACCTTCTGGCAATCATCAG GTCAAGTCATGTCTGCGGTGAATCTGAGCTGACGTGGGTTCACTTTTTAGATGGTGCTGTTGATCACAACCTGCAAAAAGCCAAAGATCTCATTCAGCTggacagctag
- the ccndbp1 gene encoding cyclin-D1-binding protein 1 homolog isoform X1: MSVDNSTEDVCVTLRNLLNTIQCVTARVRDGESNESDGDFNLSTFWDTLNQAGKVVSQEATKVSLAFSKPPLPSPQDGGTLAESILKSVLSLSTVYYWLPKSQGINLRQQVRDATVEVLEGIAQLLEVILTSPLQRYANLTQEQLTSTGSVWSACDHFAQLPQDNKAAALVVLSSQTGVVKDAIEEVEQALSEAHDPFSDVLYDEEEEPRGNQDTYWSEKDRRVIGACQGMMKVSAACLRKLTSAVKANGDAGTPQKVAQLDDLADIVKQISPEVDDLALCLYPPMDYNGVENNLSKLAALMKNLLAIIRSSHVCGESELTWVHFLDGAVDHNLQKAKDLIQLDS; this comes from the exons ATGAGTGTGGACAACTCGACTGAAGATGTTTGTGTCACTTTACGCAACTTGCTGAACACCATCCAGTGCGTCACAGCTCGGGTTAGAG ATGGAGAGTCCAATGAGTCTGATGGAGACTTCAACCTTTCTACTTTTTGGGACACTTTGA ACCAGGCGGGGAAAGTGGTGTCTCAGGAAGCCACCAAAGTCAGCCTTGCCTTCTCCAAGCCGCCGCTGCCGTCACCTCAG GATGGAGGGACCCTGGCTGAGTCCATCCTTAAGAGTGTTCTGAGCCTTTCAACAGTTTATTACTGGCTTCCTAAGAGTCAAG GCATCAATCTGCGGCAGCAAGTCCGAGACGCTACCGTCGAGGTCCTAGAGGGGATCGCACAGCTGCTGGAGGTCATCCTGACTTCACCGCTACAGAGGTATGCCAA TCTGACCCAGGAGCAGTTGACATCTACAGGAAGTGTGTGGTCAGCTTGTGATCACTTTGCCCAATTGCCTCAAG ACAATAAGGCGGCGGCACTGGTGGTCCTCTCCAGTCAGACTGGAGTTGTCAAAGACGCCATTGAGGAGGTGGAACAG GCGCTGTCCGAGGCACACGACCCGTTCAGCGACGTCCTctatgatgaggaggaggagcctCGTGGTAACCAAGACACCTATTGGTCGGAAAAGGACCGGCGTGTGATTGGCGCGTGCCAGGGGATGATGAAAGTGTCGGCGGCGTGCCTAAGAAAGCTGACGTCAGCTGTTAAGGCAAACGGGGACGCCGGTACGCCCCAGAAGGTGGCACAGCTTGACGACCTGGCGGATATTGTTAAGCAGATCAGCCCTGA AGTTGACGACCTGGCTCTCTGTCTTTACCCCCCTATGGACTACAATGGTGTGGAGAacaat TTGTCTAAACTGGCTGCACTGATGAAGAACCTTCTGGCAATCATCAG GTCAAGTCATGTCTGCGGTGAATCTGAGCTGACGTGGGTTCACTTTTTAGATGGTGCTGTTGATCACAACCTGCAAAAAGCCAAAGATCTCATTCAGCTggacagctag